GAAGAACATTCTTCTAGATCCAAAATTGAAGAAGGTGGTTGTAAATAGTGACAACCTAAAAGAGTTCTTAGGTGTTCAGCGTTGTGATTATGGCAAGGCAGACGAAAGCAACCGTATTGGTCAGGTGACAGGTCTAGCGTGGACAGAGGTTGGTGGTGACTTACTTACCATTGAAACTGAATCTATGCTTGGTAAAGGCAAGTTAATGCAAACAGGCTCTTTGGGCGATGTAATGCAAGAGTCAATCCAAGCCGCTATGACAGTTGTTAGAAGCCGAGCAGAGAAGTTGGGGATTAATCCTGACTTTTATGAAAAACGTGATATCCATGTTCACGTACCTGAGGGAGCAACACCAAAAGATGGTCCAAGTGCCGGTACTGCAATGTGTACAGCTCTTGTATCTAGCTTAACTGGTAATCCAGTAAAAGCGGAGGTGGCAATGACAGGTGAAATTACCTTGCGTGGTGAAGTGCTACCAATTGGCGGCCTAAAAGAGAAACTTTTGGCAGCTCATCGTGGTGGCATAAAAACTGTACTTATCCCTAAAGACAACGAGCGTGATCTGGAAGAAATCCCAGCTAACGTGAAGAAAGATTTAGATGTCATTCCAGTACAATGGATCGATGAAGTACTAGCCGTTGCTCTGCAAAATGACCCATCAGGTGTGTCTTTTAGTCAGAAATAGTGATTAAACCCCAAAAATAGTATGTAAATTGAGCTGATGAGTATAAAAAACTTGTCAGCTTTTTTATTGAACGCTACCTTACTAATGAGGCTCAGCCCTTTATTAGTAAGGGGTGGGGTGAGATTGATAAAATGGAATAACACAAATAATACTGAACTGCTCAACATCCAAACTCGAGTAGGAATAGGGGAATAACAGTGAATAAAACTCAACTTATCGAAAAAATTGCGGACAATGCGGATCTTTCAAAGGCATCAGCAGGCCGCGCACTAGATGCAATAGTTGAATCAATAAGCGAGAGCCTTCAGCAGGGAGACCAAGTTGCGCTAGTTGGTTTTGGTACCTTTAGTGTACGCACTCGAGCTGCACGTACCGGTCGTAATCCAAAGACTGGTGAAGAGATCCAAATCGCTGAAGCTAAGGTACCTGGATTCAAACCAGGTAAAGCACTTAAAGAATCAGTGAATTAATCTGGCATTAATTGCACTAGATAACAATTTATCGTTATCAATCCATCTATTTTATGCGCATCGTACTGGTGCGCATTTCTTTTTCTGATATTATCGAATGCAAATTTTAAAAACCCCAGTGTTATTGAGCTAACAAGCTAGTTCGACGTTAATGTGGGTAATATTTCGGAGTGTCGAAAGGTTATGATGGAAAGACTACGCGAGGGCGTCAATAGCATCGCGGTTAAGATTATTTTAGGATTGATCATCCTCTCTTTTGTTTTTACTGGCGTGAGTGGCTACCTTGGCGGTGGCAGCAGTGTAGCTGCGAAAGTAGGCGACTCTGAGATTTCTCGTCAAGATTTCGAGATGGCTTATCAGAATGAGCGTAATCGCATGCAACAACAAGCAGGTGATTCTTTCTCAGCTCAACTTGGTGATCCAGCATTCGTTCAATCTTTCCGTAAGGAAGTGCTTGATCGCATGGTTAACCAAATGCTGCTAGAGCAATATGCTTCAGATTTGGGTATGCGTGTTAGCGATGAGCAAGTGCGTAGTATGATTCTGACCATGCCTCAGTTCCAAAGCAACGGTAAGTTTGATCAGCAGGTTTATCAGGCGTTCTTGCGTCGTGCAGGCTTTAATGCCGACTCATTTGCCGCTTATCTTCGCAGTGACCTTGTGCGTCAACAGGTCATCCAAGCGCTAGACAATAGTGACTTTGTTCTGCCACAAGAAGTCGCTCAAACGGCTCAGCTTATTACGCAAAAGCGTGATATTCGCACTATTACACTCTCTCCGAGTGAAATGGCTAAGTCTATTAAGCTAACCGATGAGCAACTTAACAAGTTCTATAAAGACAACTCGCAACGCTTTACGCGCCCGCAGCAGTATAAAGTATCTTATCTAGAACTTTCTGCTCAAAGCCTTAAATCTAGTGAGAATGTGAGCGATCAAAAGGCGCAAGAATATTATCAACACAACCTTGATAAATACTCGACCACTGAACAGCGTAGTTTGAGTCATATCTTGGTTAAAGACCAAGCTAAAGCAGAGCAGTTGCTAGCTAAACTAAATAGCGGCGCAGATTTTGCGACCCTAGCTAAAGAAAGCTCGGAAGATGCAGGCTCTGCAGATAATGGCGGTTCTCTAGGTTGGGTTGAGAAAGGAACTATGGACCCTGAGTTCGAAAAAGCGGCATTTGCCCTTGAGAACAAAGGCGATATCAGTGCCGTGGTTAAGTCTAACTTTGGCTACCATATTATTCAGCTGAGCGGTATTAAAGCAGCTCAAGCTAAGCCTTATGCTGACGTTGCCGCTGACATCAAAAAAGAAGTTGCGGAACAAGAAGCAGTTAATAGCTTCTACGAGTTGCAAAACAAGCTTGAAAGTGTGGCATTTGAATACCCTGATTCTTTAGATGACGCGGCGAAGGCGATTGATCAAGAAATACATACTACCGGCTTTATCTCTCAAGCTGATGCGCCAGAAATCCTTAAGAGTGACAAGGTTATGCAAGCCCTTCAAACCCCTGAGGTGAGCGAAGATGGCTTGAACTCTGATGTGATTGAGATTGCTCCAGAGCATGTAGTAGTAGTTCGTATTGAAGATTCACGCCCACAAACAGTTCTTCCTTATGCTGACGTTGCTACTCAAGTTAAGCAGCAACTGTCTGAGGTTGAAGGTCGTAATAAAGCAAATGCACTAGCTGATAAAGTAACTAAGGCTCTAGAGTCTGGTGATGATTCTGTATTGGCTACCGAGCAATTGAAGTTTAGTGCAGTACAGAGCATTGACCGCAGCTCTGCGTATGCAAGAACTGTCTTTGCAATGCCTCGTCCAACTCAAGATAAACCGCATTTTGCTAAATCTATGGACTATACAGGGAATGTTGTAATTATTGAGCTTAACAAAGTGACCAATAATATTGACCCTAAATTTAATGCTCAAATTGAGAGTCAATTGAAGCGTGCCCAATCGGAACAAGAGCTAATGGCTCTGATTACCGCATTGCGTAGCAAGATTGACGTAGAGTATTACGTTGTTGGTGATGGACAGTAAAATGTCTGCAACCTAAGTAAATAAAACGAGCCGCTTTTGCGGCTCGTTTTGTTTTGAGAAACAGAAGCTGGGAAGCTATCCGATTGGGCTCTAGGTTGACAAGGCTTGACTAATAAAAGGAGAAAGCCATGTCACGAATTACCTCAATATTATTTGCCATGATGTTAACGCTGGCTGCACCAATGAGCCTTGCAGCTGAACAATCTACAGCTATGCCTGATAATGGGAAATATGAAGGTATTGAAGTCCGCATTAATATCAATACTGCAACCAGTGAAGAACTTGCCGCAATGTTGATTGGCGTTGGACAAACCAAAGCTGAACATATTGTGGCGTTTAGGGAGGTGCATGGCGCTTTCAAAAGTGCCGATGACCTGCAATTAGTAAAGGGTATTGGTGCGGCTACAGTAGATAAGAATCGACAGCGTATTGAGCTTTAGCGTAACCGACGCCAGCCTAATGCTATCAGAGGAAGTGCGAGTCCACATACCGACCCGATAAGGTGAGATTCTGTTGAGACTCGTG
Above is a genomic segment from Vibrio gallicus containing:
- a CDS encoding ComEA family DNA-binding protein — encoded protein: MSLAAEQSTAMPDNGKYEGIEVRININTATSEELAAMLIGVGQTKAEHIVAFREVHGAFKSADDLQLVKGIGAATVDKNRQRIEL
- a CDS encoding HU family DNA-binding protein, which translates into the protein MNKTQLIEKIADNADLSKASAGRALDAIVESISESLQQGDQVALVGFGTFSVRTRAARTGRNPKTGEEIQIAEAKVPGFKPGKALKESVN
- the ppiD gene encoding peptidylprolyl isomerase, producing MMERLREGVNSIAVKIILGLIILSFVFTGVSGYLGGGSSVAAKVGDSEISRQDFEMAYQNERNRMQQQAGDSFSAQLGDPAFVQSFRKEVLDRMVNQMLLEQYASDLGMRVSDEQVRSMILTMPQFQSNGKFDQQVYQAFLRRAGFNADSFAAYLRSDLVRQQVIQALDNSDFVLPQEVAQTAQLITQKRDIRTITLSPSEMAKSIKLTDEQLNKFYKDNSQRFTRPQQYKVSYLELSAQSLKSSENVSDQKAQEYYQHNLDKYSTTEQRSLSHILVKDQAKAEQLLAKLNSGADFATLAKESSEDAGSADNGGSLGWVEKGTMDPEFEKAAFALENKGDISAVVKSNFGYHIIQLSGIKAAQAKPYADVAADIKKEVAEQEAVNSFYELQNKLESVAFEYPDSLDDAAKAIDQEIHTTGFISQADAPEILKSDKVMQALQTPEVSEDGLNSDVIEIAPEHVVVVRIEDSRPQTVLPYADVATQVKQQLSEVEGRNKANALADKVTKALESGDDSVLATEQLKFSAVQSIDRSSAYARTVFAMPRPTQDKPHFAKSMDYTGNVVIIELNKVTNNIDPKFNAQIESQLKRAQSEQELMALITALRSKIDVEYYVVGDGQ